The following proteins are co-located in the Chitinophagales bacterium genome:
- a CDS encoding AraC family transcriptional regulator yields the protein MVCDRCKTAVKKELISQGLHPESIELGEVTIKEEIDDEKKSNIRASLIPLGFELIDDKKSRLIEKIKTAIVQLVHYSDEERKENLSHYLSQELQHDYTYLSNLFSEIEGITIEKYFIAQKIEKVKELLKYDELSLNEIADKLNYSTAAYLSSQFKSVTGMTPSRFKVLNPARTPLDKLNRKP from the coding sequence ATGGTTTGTGATCGCTGCAAAACAGCAGTAAAGAAGGAGCTTATTAGTCAGGGTTTACATCCCGAATCAATAGAGCTTGGGGAGGTGACCATTAAAGAAGAGATTGACGATGAGAAGAAATCCAACATCAGAGCCTCCTTAATTCCCCTGGGATTTGAATTGATTGATGATAAAAAGAGTCGCCTCATTGAAAAGATAAAAACTGCTATTGTTCAATTGGTGCATTATTCTGACGAAGAACGTAAAGAGAACTTGTCACACTATCTCAGTCAAGAGTTGCAACACGACTATACTTATCTCAGTAATCTATTCTCTGAAATTGAGGGTATCACCATAGAAAAATATTTCATTGCACAGAAAATTGAAAAGGTAAAGGAGTTACTCAAATACGATGAATTATCCCTCAATGAAATAGCGGACAAATTAAACTACAGTACAGCTGCCTACCTCTCTTCCCAATTTAAGTCAGTGACAGGAATGACTCCTAGCCGGTTCAAAGTTTTGAATCCAGCAAGAACCCCTCTTGATAAATTGAACCGCAAGCCGTGA
- a CDS encoding T9SS type A sorting domain-containing protein, giving the protein MKKFLLIMFLASSIFTSAQNTITWTIETEVAMNSYENLHPRIVTNGSGDAIVIWGRASDESIFISRWDGSSFTMPVKLNPSWLTIATASWMGPDIAAKGDTVYVVMKQTPEADITSHIYIVSSFDGGMTFSDPVQIDFIADSISRFPTVTVDVFGHPIIGFMKFDPGFANARWVVTRSNDFGNTFSPDVLASGWSGVGATVCDCCPGSITTSGSTVAMLYRDNLDNLRDSWVGISNDSGNTFTLGLPIDQNNWIINICPSTGPDGVIIGDTLYSTFMNGAGGMNLNYFSKTSLSSLTGAVGIALIGNIAGVSSQNYPRIASAGNAYAIAWKQHVNGGDQLALRFTNELHNGLPEGFDTVDVNDITNTDVALTTGNIFIVWQDDNAGTVQFRQGTFSLATGLPSAQIGNFNSVFPNPASREITLDLSLDILDEVTITITDLTGRNIFSTAVPATSHRIRFDIANWENGIYFLTVQSGNNSTTHKICKAN; this is encoded by the coding sequence ATGAAAAAGTTTTTACTGATCATGTTTCTTGCATCAAGCATTTTCACTTCTGCACAGAATACTATTACCTGGACGATAGAAACTGAAGTTGCAATGAATAGCTATGAAAATCTTCATCCCCGTATTGTAACGAATGGAAGTGGTGATGCAATAGTTATTTGGGGTAGGGCTTCTGATGAATCGATTTTTATTTCCCGGTGGGATGGATCATCGTTTACAATGCCTGTAAAGCTTAATCCCTCATGGTTAACAATTGCGACTGCAAGTTGGATGGGTCCTGATATAGCAGCTAAAGGCGACACCGTATATGTTGTAATGAAACAAACACCCGAAGCGGATATAACCAGCCACATTTACATTGTAAGTTCATTTGATGGAGGCATGACATTTTCAGATCCGGTACAAATAGATTTTATCGCTGATAGTATCTCAAGGTTTCCAACCGTAACAGTGGATGTGTTTGGCCATCCCATTATAGGGTTTATGAAATTTGATCCTGGATTCGCAAATGCGCGATGGGTGGTAACAAGATCAAATGACTTTGGAAATACTTTTTCTCCGGACGTATTGGCGAGCGGATGGTCAGGGGTAGGAGCCACCGTATGTGATTGTTGCCCTGGAAGTATTACTACTTCAGGAAGTACGGTCGCTATGCTCTACCGTGATAATCTCGATAATCTTCGTGATTCATGGGTCGGCATTTCAAATGATAGCGGAAACACGTTCACTCTAGGATTACCCATTGATCAGAATAACTGGATAATAAATATTTGCCCTTCGACAGGACCTGATGGAGTTATTATCGGTGATACCCTTTATTCCACTTTTATGAATGGTGCTGGAGGGATGAACTTAAATTATTTTAGTAAAACTTCTCTTTCTTCACTCACAGGTGCAGTAGGTATAGCTCTCATTGGAAATATTGCAGGAGTTTCATCACAAAATTATCCCCGAATTGCAAGTGCGGGAAATGCCTACGCTATTGCATGGAAGCAACATGTCAATGGAGGTGATCAGTTAGCACTCCGCTTCACCAATGAGCTTCACAATGGCTTGCCGGAAGGATTTGACACCGTAGATGTGAATGATATCACTAATACTGACGTAGCGCTTACTACTGGAAATATATTTATCGTTTGGCAAGATGATAATGCTGGTACGGTGCAATTTCGGCAGGGAACGTTTTCCTTAGCTACTGGACTTCCAAGTGCTCAAATTGGTAATTTCAATTCAGTTTTTCCGAATCCTGCTTCTCGCGAAATTACTCTTGATTTGTCTCTTGACATTCTTGATGAGGTAACCATTACGATAACTGACCTTACCGGGCGAAACATTTTTTCAACTGCCGTACCGGCAACCTCTCATCGTATTCGCTTTGATATAGCGAATTGGGAGAACGGAATCTATTTTCTCACTGTTCAATCAGGAAATAATTCTACTACTCATAAAATTTGCAAAGCAAATTGA
- a CDS encoding multicopper oxidase domain-containing protein yields MKLPVSISWLIIVLVFSIEKTTAQNPLFIPPTLTGTDFQLNVQAGTKTFFSGWNTPTYGINQSFLSPTLIFTKGETVSLHVHNGINTTTTMHWHGLHVPAKEDGGPHQIIEEGETWDATFTVMNDAATYWYHPHGVGKTDIQVSKGLAGLIIVKDSNEASQILPRTYGIDDFPFIVQSKAFDVLYQIAIASELDTVMMVNGTMNPYLDAPAQVVRLRLLNASSLRNYNFGFSNNLTFHQIATDGGLLNAPVSLARVRLAPGERAEILVDLGSLQDQSIYLKNFGSELPTGIYGADTVGNEFIAIPEYHLNPLNGADFNILRINVVTPTATPVTTIPSSLNTITPLNESDASITRTFLLAPQDTIDEQEMVEGPFTINGVQFQMDSINVVTYKNTTEIWKFDNQTMIAHPFHIHDVQFFILDSNGSIPPPNEQGKKDMVLVMPMQNARVIMKFEDYVDDSIPYMFHCHMLHHEDDGMMGSFLVMDSSNTSILEIKEQYPISIFPNPVHDFTTITLAEVHDEEVSLKVIDILGKECKIQQQTFAQNIQLDVSSLSAGIYFITVNTGKKILTGKLVKQ; encoded by the coding sequence ATGAAATTGCCTGTTTCAATCTCATGGTTGATTATCGTACTGGTTTTTTCTATTGAAAAGACTACTGCACAGAATCCTCTATTTATTCCACCTACTCTGACCGGAACGGATTTCCAATTAAATGTGCAGGCAGGAACCAAAACCTTTTTCAGTGGATGGAACACTCCAACATACGGAATCAACCAAAGTTTTCTTTCTCCAACGTTGATATTTACCAAGGGGGAGACAGTTTCGCTACATGTGCATAATGGGATCAATACAACCACTACGATGCATTGGCATGGGTTGCATGTACCTGCAAAGGAGGATGGAGGTCCCCATCAAATTATTGAGGAAGGTGAAACCTGGGATGCAACCTTTACGGTAATGAATGATGCCGCTACCTATTGGTATCATCCGCATGGTGTGGGTAAGACAGACATACAGGTTTCAAAAGGCTTAGCAGGATTAATCATTGTGAAAGACAGTAATGAAGCTTCACAGATTTTGCCACGGACATACGGGATCGATGATTTTCCTTTCATTGTTCAAAGCAAAGCATTCGATGTACTCTATCAGATTGCTATAGCCTCAGAACTCGACACGGTCATGATGGTGAATGGCACAATGAATCCGTATCTGGATGCACCTGCGCAGGTAGTACGTCTGCGATTGCTTAATGCTTCGTCTTTACGTAATTATAATTTTGGATTCTCCAATAATCTTACATTTCATCAAATCGCGACAGATGGCGGATTGTTGAATGCCCCTGTGTCTCTTGCGAGAGTGAGGTTAGCGCCAGGTGAACGTGCTGAAATTCTGGTAGACTTAGGATCACTGCAAGACCAATCAATTTATTTAAAAAACTTCGGAAGCGAATTACCCACAGGAATATATGGTGCTGATACGGTAGGTAATGAATTCATTGCAATTCCGGAATATCATTTGAATCCTCTCAATGGTGCTGACTTTAACATTCTTCGTATCAACGTTGTAACACCAACAGCAACACCGGTTACTACTATTCCATCTTCGCTCAATACAATAACTCCACTGAATGAAAGCGATGCAAGCATAACTCGAACATTTCTTCTGGCACCCCAGGATACTATTGATGAGCAGGAAATGGTTGAAGGACCATTTACTATCAATGGTGTGCAGTTTCAAATGGATAGCATCAATGTAGTCACCTACAAAAACACGACTGAGATTTGGAAATTTGACAATCAGACCATGATTGCTCACCCCTTTCACATTCACGATGTGCAATTTTTTATACTGGATTCAAATGGAAGTATACCTCCACCAAACGAACAAGGAAAGAAAGATATGGTGCTCGTAATGCCAATGCAAAACGCACGTGTAATCATGAAGTTCGAAGATTATGTTGATGATTCTATACCCTATATGTTTCATTGCCACATGCTTCATCATGAAGATGACGGCATGATGGGATCATTTCTGGTTATGGATAGCAGCAATACATCAATTTTAGAAATTAAAGAACAGTATCCAATATCAATATTTCCTAACCCGGTTCACGATTTTACAACCATTACTTTGGCAGAAGTACATGACGAGGAAGTATCGTTGAAAGTCATCGATATATTGGGTAAGGAATGTAAAATCCAACAGCAAACCTTCGCGCAAAACATACAGCTTGATGTTTCATCACTCAGTGCAGGGATATATTTTATTACCGTGAACACTGGCAAGAAAATTCTTACTGGAAAACTCGTCAAGCAATGA
- a CDS encoding T9SS type A sorting domain-containing protein: MKGILNTLALAVAITFAAANVLLAQNYALSPGDSIVEVAEFDDLTVYNILQNNVSGDSLFMSWQKVSSDVPPTWEALICDNNNCYADLKESGVMHPVIPGEYAFLSVHLTPHTNAGTAIIRYVVWETDNPLSRDTLTWIISSGITGVENQTSLPLSLQVIGDQLFILHTSMIEEISILSAEGKILFEGKGQSLNSVIDLSQFSTGIYLIVARGENFHHTQKIFVQ, translated from the coding sequence ATGAAGGGCATCCTAAATACGCTTGCATTAGCAGTCGCAATTACGTTTGCTGCTGCTAATGTTTTGCTTGCACAGAATTATGCATTGTCTCCTGGCGACAGTATTGTTGAAGTGGCAGAGTTCGATGATCTCACGGTGTATAACATTTTGCAGAATAACGTTTCCGGCGATTCTCTTTTCATGAGTTGGCAAAAAGTGAGCTCGGATGTCCCGCCAACTTGGGAAGCACTCATTTGTGATAACAATAATTGCTACGCTGACCTGAAAGAAAGCGGGGTAATGCATCCCGTAATTCCTGGTGAATATGCTTTCCTCAGTGTGCATCTCACCCCACATACTAATGCAGGAACTGCAATTATTCGCTATGTAGTTTGGGAAACAGATAATCCTCTATCGAGAGATACTTTGACCTGGATCATCAGTTCAGGAATCACTGGAGTTGAGAATCAAACCAGTCTTCCATTAAGTCTACAAGTTATCGGAGATCAATTGTTCATTCTTCATACAAGCATGATTGAGGAGATTTCTATTCTTAGCGCAGAAGGCAAAATTCTTTTCGAAGGAAAAGGTCAATCTCTCAATTCAGTAATAGACTTGTCTCAATTTTCTACTGGAATATATCTCATTGTTGCAAGAGGTGAGAATTTTCATCATACGCAAAAGATTTTCGTGCAATGA
- a CDS encoding T9SS type A sorting domain-containing protein, whose translation MKPLFTLVFTLLMSFQISKAQQTAMDFTMNDCNGVMHNCFTTLDAGDVIIMEFFMTCNMCITAGKEVEAMKEQLDVQYPGKIHFYQMGYTNSYSCTTVENWINNNGFNSVPFDSGAALVAYYGGFGMPTLAVVAGSSHEVLYTTVGYSSGDTADIATSIHGFFNTTVVNELPAVEGALTIFPNPVNTQFNVQFNLKEAAEVSIELFTLHGDKVSMLSTEKMKAGFVQKAFAASSFAPGLYLVKTTINGNSSFNKLNISH comes from the coding sequence ATGAAACCTCTTTTCACTCTCGTTTTTACTCTTCTTATGTCTTTCCAGATCTCCAAAGCGCAGCAAACCGCCATGGATTTCACCATGAATGACTGTAATGGAGTAATGCACAATTGCTTTACGACACTTGATGCAGGAGATGTAATTATCATGGAGTTTTTCATGACATGCAATATGTGTATTACCGCAGGCAAAGAGGTAGAAGCCATGAAAGAGCAATTAGATGTGCAGTATCCGGGTAAAATTCATTTTTATCAAATGGGTTACACAAACAGTTATTCTTGTACAACTGTCGAGAACTGGATCAATAATAATGGATTCAACAGTGTACCATTTGATTCCGGCGCTGCATTAGTGGCGTATTACGGTGGATTTGGAATGCCAACTCTTGCTGTAGTAGCCGGCAGTTCTCATGAAGTGTTATATACCACAGTGGGTTACAGTAGTGGCGACACCGCAGACATTGCAACGTCCATTCATGGATTTTTTAATACTACAGTTGTTAACGAACTTCCGGCAGTGGAAGGCGCACTCACCATATTTCCAAATCCTGTGAATACTCAGTTTAACGTTCAATTTAACCTCAAAGAAGCAGCTGAGGTATCCATTGAATTGTTTACACTGCACGGCGACAAAGTTTCAATGCTGAGCACTGAAAAAATGAAAGCAGGTTTCGTGCAAAAAGCGTTCGCTGCTTCTTCATTTGCCCCTGGTCTTTACTTAGTGAAGACCACCATCAATGGAAACTCTTCTTTCAACAAACTGAATATTTCACACTAA